The Sorex araneus isolate mSorAra2 chromosome X, mSorAra2.pri, whole genome shotgun sequence DNA segment AGTTTCCTTTTAAGATtgattaatatttcattgtatgtgTACATCATTTTtggtttatccattcatctgttgatgaATATTTGAGATGCTTCCATTTCTTAGCTGTTGTGAACtaagaacaaatatttaaatatttgagttCCTATTTCAGATCTGAGTCCATGATGTCAGTCTTTTGAATATAACTCAGagtggaatcttttttttttttttggttttttgggtcatacctggtgatgcacaggggttactcctggctctgcactcaggaatcactcctggtggtgctcaggggaccatatgggatgctgggagtcaaacctgggtcggccgcatgcaaacactctacctgctgtgctattactccagcccctcaaagtggAATCTTATGGTCACTTGGTAGCTTAACTTTTGGTGGAGGaggggtttgggctacacctgttcaagctcaggggctattcctggctctgtgctcgagtgaTCTCTGGAAGTGCTCTGGAAACTACAGAGGTGTTGGGGGGCGGTGGATAAGATATTGAAACAAGGTTAACTGAAGCtaaattgcaaggcaagcaccttaccttctgcactatatctccagccctctgtgtttaacttttttttggaaCTCCCAAACTGTTTTCATTCATGATTGCACCCGTGACAACATTCCCACTTGCAATGCACAAGTGTTCCAACATCTCCACACTCTCACCAacacttttttctcatttttagttGATAGCCATTCTAGTGTGTATGAAAGAGAGTGGAATTGTGACAGATGGAGGAAGGCTAAGCCAGTCTCTCAAGCCACAGAGGGATGGACTATGAGATGGAATGGATTCAGGAAGACCATTTGATGTCAAAAATCCACAGAGGGGTTTCTGTTCTCCTCTCACTCTCGTGGGAGTTCTGTAGACTGTTGCAAACCCCCTGCCTTCCAGATACCTTCCGTGATGTCCAGGGTTCAAGCTGGCTCAGATGTGCCTACATGCCAATGGCTCACTGGGAGAGAGGCTGAGCCAGGGACAGGGCTCCAATCATAATGAACCAGTCACAATGACTGTGACTACGAGCTCCCCATCACGTAGTGGGGGGCGCAGCTCAAAGACAGGTGTGAGAGGGGCTCGGGGAGAAGAGCACCTGGAGCTGGAAGTGTGGGGTGTCACTATCCCTTGGCAGAAGAAGGACGTGTGTTAGGCACGGAAGCTGCtcccccttccacccctccccccgcccagcccacCAGAAGAGCCCTCTGTACACagaaagaggagacagcagagttGACTGAGCTCTCATCCACTCTGATGGCCCAGACACCTGAAAAGAGTAGGACACAGGCCGGGGCCCTGGAAATGAAACCGACCCAGTACAAACCAGTGAAAAATGTAAGTAAGTTGTCCTAGAAGGGTATAAGCTCTAGGGATTCATGCACATAAGAAAGAGTAAATTCGGGGCCCACCAGGAAAGCCCCCCCCTCCCAGAATGTCAGGACTTGGGACAGGCTGGTAACAAGAGGCAGGACTGACTTAAAAACTGGGTAatgacaatgtttttttttttttttttttttttttatcctagcTACCCCAAAATTCCACTAGAAAACAGGATTTGTGCTTCTGAACCAAGGAGATCCAGaggtctccagccccaggctgcccCTTGTTTCGTTTATACAGTCTGGCCCCTGGTCTATTGGGGGAAGCTGAACTCAGCATTGAGAGCTCAGCTGAGCACCTTTTTGCAGTTCAGTGTTAGTCACTTTTTCTTAATTCAACATGGGCTATGATGGGAACATTTACACCACGGGGACTGGCAAATGTGCCAGGTAGAGAGATAATAGGCCTTTGAAAGGGTTGATCAGTACTTTTGAAAGAAGGTCAGTCCACCACTCACCTACTACTCTCCTCAGCTTGAGACCTAAATCTGATCTCAATGGCTCAGCTTCCTCCTGAGTTCTGTTTCGGTCCCCTCGTCCACAGGCCCATGTCCACCAGACCATGGAGCCTTGCTGCCACCCAAGTAAGGTCTGCACTGTGAGGTAAGGGCAGCTGTGTCTGGTCAGTGCAACTTTGGGGACAGTGACTGTTTTTTTCCTGGTCTGGGACAGAGGCAGAACTGAGCAGTTTATCTGTTTAGCTAACTGTGGTAGATGTGGCAGGCCCCAAACAAGTGAGTGCTTTGGCTCTCTGTCTGCTGTGGTCATTTTGGAATTGAGTAGCTTTAGTAATTAGCCACTAGGGATGGGCAGGCCTTCTGGGACTCTCCCTGCTCATCATTCTCGAATGATGgggttttatttttcaggaatgggggtgtgggggcagaatACATGAGAGATAGGATTTGCAGTTTTCTGTGGGTTTATTGATTTCTTCAGCATGCATTTATTAAACGTGCTGTAGTGCACTGGGCTGTAAGCCTGTGAGTCTAAGGCTAGGTCCAGATGCAGGAATTATTAACATAACTGCATGCACTGTGATAACTGCTGTAATGAGTGTAAACTGTGCCACAAAAGCAGAGGAATAAAAAGATGCATTCTTAGGATGTAGAAAatgaaagagggggagagaacaTAAGGACTTGGGCCCTTTGGTGATGGAGAGGTGAGGTAACTGTGTCTATCAAAGTCCTAAGCATTAACACCATTGTTAACATGTAACCTAAGCTATAATAAttaagtgaaaacaaacaaaaatcgaAGAGCcacgcggggtggggggagcaggagtgGGAGAGAACCTTGAGAAATTGCCTGTTGACACTGGTGGCGAGAGTGTGCTAGAACTTCAGATGCCTGAAACCCTGTTATTAGAGATCACAGTGTCAGGATGGAATTGGGGTGGAAATAAAGTGGGAGAGGTCTTTGGGGGCAAATGACAAATAACCTGGATTTTGGAGGATGCGTTGGACATCGTAGGATTGCAACAAGCGTTTAGCAATGAGAGATGAAAGTAGGTCCACGCACCTTtgaaaagtggagagagtggggcaggaggacagaggagggttcaggggggagcagggctgagaTGGAAGAGCAGAGGCCAGATGGACTTCAAATGCCAGGCCTCAAAGTTGACGTTTGTCCTATGGACGAGAAGTAACTGAACAGGATTGAAGAAGAAGAGTGAGATGGACTCTCTTGTGTTACCCCTTGTCCTTTAGGCTCTTTTGGATTTAACAATATACCAAAGCTCCTACATGACTGACTTTCAACCCTATGGGAACTACGGATACATTAGGATGGAGCCAGGCGAGGTAAAAGCTGTCTAGTCTTATCTTCTGTTCAATAGATCACTGAAATCATCCTTAACTCATTGTTATTATGAATGTAGATATTAGAGACAATTATTTAAACTCTCCAGGGGCAAGAGATCTAAGAGGTCTTTTATgtttgtacatttaaaaatgcacattGAATGTAAGTCATGTATACCAAAGATTAGAAGTAAAATACATTTACAGTATAAATAGCAATGATAAAACGATCACCCATGTGTCCAGTAGGAATCAACATAGCATATTAGGGCCAGCGAGACCCACActgggtcctccaagccctgccagaagtgaaccttgagcacagagccagaagtaagccctgagcaccaccaggtgtagccccaaacaaacattTAGCACATTAATGGCACCTTAGAGCCCTGGGTGTCCCTCTCCTAACCTCCAGACTTAACCACCATTTGTGAGGTTTTGGGGGGCGTTGGGGGGAAAAGAGGACTTGTtttactctgtcactgtcactgccatcccgttcttcatcaatttgctcgagcgggcagcagtaacgtctccattgtcagacttgttgttactgtttttggcatatcgaatatgtcacaggtagcttgccaggctctgccatgcaggcgggatactctccgtagcttgccgggctctccaagagggacagaggaattgcacctgggtcggcctcgtgcaaggcaaacaccctacccgctgtgctatctctccagtccagtccaGTCTGTTACATATGTGGCAAAATACTTCTTTAGCTTGCAGTTTGTCCTTGCACActtgtttgttctggggtcacatctagtggtgtgtggggaggggtggataACCTCCCAACAATGCATGGGGAATGGGGGtgagcactcctggaggtgctggggaaccacgCATACTCAGATTGAATCCCCTCCTACAAGCaaagccctttgagttatctctccatccctgtacttgtgtgtgggggtggggggtgggggaacgtGTTGCTTTTAGGGCGAtacctggatatgctcagggctgctctcagagatcactcctggcagggttcaggggaccatatatggtgccagggatagaactcgggtcagctgcgtgcgaggcaagtgcctcccaCTATATTACCTTTCCAGCCCTATAGATCTCATTTTTTAcagataaaattcttattttagtgCCAGATGCAAGGCATTTTCTTGATCATTTTCTCTCTCTAGACGTGCTTAACTTTttgctgggtgggagggataacTCAGTGAACTAAGCAACCACATGCTTCCCAGACTtccattccaggcaccacatggtcccctgagcaccattaggtgtggtccaaacacaaaagcaaaaacaaatcctttcctggggccagagagatagctcaaccgCAGTGGACCATGCATTGCCCTTACTGAGATCAAACCACCAGACCACGTGCCCCACCCCAaccacccagcactgcagggtgaaaTCCTAGAAgtctctgagcagcactgggttgGCCCTggaaatccccagcaccccagggcccaaGCGGTACTGAATCCTCAGGCCCAAGAACTTCACTCCAGGTTCTCCAGGTTTAACCACATGAATGAGTGctcagctcctgagcactgattatGGTGACCCACCAACCCCCAATCCCtcttcaaaggaaaaagaaatcctttCCATCTATTGTGAGGTATctaagagtagcactgtagcactgtcatcctgttcatcgatttgctgaacaGTTacagggcgccagtaacgtctccactgtgagacttgttactatttttggcatatagaatatgccacgtgtagcttgccagactctgccatgtgggcgggatactcttggtagcttactgggctctccacgagggacagaggaatcgaacctgggtcggccgtgtgcaaggcaaatgccctacccgctgtgctatcgctccagtccatctaaGAGTAAGATTGGTATAAACAAAGGTGGAACTGGGTGGCAAGGCGGAGATAGGATGGGGGGCCAGGCACCCAACCCAAAGCAAGGGGAATAATTACCACCTACTATAACTACCACCTATTTTCATGTGGCCCCCAATTCATGAGAGAAGTTATTTAGTGAAAGTAAAGCCCAGAGTGCCACTAAAATCTATCATTCTACTGCAAGTTGGTAGTTCAGACATAAACAGCTGTACTTATGTGTATTCTAGGAATAGGAAATAAAAGGGAGGGTACAAGAGTTCGTCCCTTTCTCCTAAAACAGTATTAAGACACGTGACTGATAATGTGCCCTGGTTTTGGAATATGTCCCAGGAAGCAAGGCCGTTTtcctccttctactcctcctcttcctcctcctccttttttcttgCGGGTAGGAGGTTTGGGGGGACCTAGGAGCActtgggctcaggacttactcctggctcagctcaggcatcacttcttggtgggactcaggagaccatatggggtgctgggggtcgaaccctggtTGGGCGCGCCTGCaaacaagctccctacccgctgtactattgctccgacccctgtGATTTGCTTTGTGCAGAAGGAGAAGCTGGACCGCCAGCTCCGGGAGAAAGAGCTCTACAGGCCGGTGGTGAGCCCAATCCCCAAGCTGAGCGCCGGCTACACCGCCTTCGGGAGAACACACTTGACGGCCAGGAATCTGGGCCGACCCTGCTTTTTCCTGCTGCCGCAGGCCGGGCCGGCCCAGGAGGCGGCCCAGGGGGAGCCCGAGGAGGAGATCCTGGAGGAGGACGCGTGCAGGGTGGCCGGTACCTGCCCCTGTATGTACCCGCGCTCCTACGGGCTGAGCCTGGCGCGCGTGAGGCTCGACAGCCCGCTGTACCAGGTGGCCAATTTGCCCTGCCTGCTGGAGCCCGAGCGCCAGCCCGCTCCCCACATCGGCACCGGCTACTTCCTGATGCCCGGCTGCCTCTGTGCTTTTCACCACAAGATCAAGTACCCCATCTTGAGCCGGTGGGGCCCCCTGCTGCCCTTTTACCAGTAGGAAGAGCAAGACCACCGGGCAGGGCGCACCTGGAACCCTCCTCCGCTCACCAGGAGGCCTGTGCTTTGTCCTCCGAATGCTGGGAGCTGGACAGAAAATAAAAGGCTGGACAGACGCCCCGCCCCGCTGGGACTGGATGGTTCTTCCCTGCTCCCAGATTTCCCAGATTTCCCCGGGGCGCAGCACCTTCtgcagaggcaggggaggaggggccaGGGGGAACACCCGCACAGGGCACATGGAGAAAGCTGTTTCcggtttgtttaaattttaaccCCCACTCTGAATGTTTGAGGCAAGAGGCCTTTAGGACCTTTATGAGATCAACAGAATTGGTAACCTTTTAGCACCTGTGTGagtgcaccacacacacacacgcacgcacgcacgcacgcacgcacgcacgcacgcacgcacgccaAGAATGGTCAGTCCGGGCCATGATGAGGAGGCTAGCAATCTGGAAGCCAGGAACAGAGCTCACCCCAGAAACTGACCTCTGTCAGACCTTGATCTGGGGCTCCTAGCCTCCAGATCATGAGAAAAATGAACTCTCTTAATTTAAGCCACCAGGTGTATATTTTGTTgtgaaaatatacacaaaatatagaGTCTGAATTGAAAATATAGTCACTGATTCAGTTGTTGACAGTTTCGATAGCACAAAACAACCATGTGGGTATAGATGCTTGCCCTTTTGGGGGAACCTAGACGAGTTATTCTTCATTTCCAGTCAGTTCTCTTGGCCAGAGGTCAGCCTACCAAATGG contains these protein-coding regions:
- the TEX37 gene encoding testis-expressed sequence 37 protein, translating into MAQTPEKSRTQAGALEMKPTQYKPVKNALLDLTIYQSSYMTDFQPYGNYGYIRMEPGEKEKLDRQLREKELYRPVVSPIPKLSAGYTAFGRTHLTARNLGRPCFFLLPQAGPAQEAAQGEPEEEILEEDACRVAGTCPCMYPRSYGLSLARVRLDSPLYQVANLPCLLEPERQPAPHIGTGYFLMPGCLCAFHHKIKYPILSRWGPLLPFYQ